A window from Pyrococcus yayanosii CH1 encodes these proteins:
- a CDS encoding DEAD/DEAH box helicase translates to MIRWAKREYSDEEIFSILEEPVREWFRRKFGTFTPPQRYAVIEIHKGENVLISSPTGSGKTLSAFLAAINELILLGKEERLEDKIYVLYVSPLRALNNDIKRNLEEPLREIREVAKELGYKLPDIRIAIRTSDTSSYEKSKMLKKPPHILITTPESLAIALNAPKFREKLKTVKYVIVDEVHALAENKRGSHLALSLERLRELTGRDFVRIGLSATIHPLEEIAKFVFGFDENGNPRPGLIVDVSFAKKTEIKVESVVEDLVYTPAEALSEALYERLAELIRKHRTTLIFTNTRSGAERVAYNLKKRYPEFENLVETHHSSLSREVRLDVEERLKRGELKAVVCVSGDSRVLTLAGPKRIEILKEGGAIVGVKDGRSSFVMFDYPYRIEYKDNGLKIRTRLGFSVKVTKEHKFLIINEEGELEWIDASRLKEGDYIGVVRRLPSPNREVSILEILPQDSAYLYLTEEFLKQLKANIRAKFGSIKSFAREVGISGDYLSKQLRGAYPFRWGKLQAILENVHISLNEKDIIRITSSKGKGHLPLKFTPGMARLLGFWLADGSWKSSAITLFSSDLNMLKRYRELAKREFGIEGIIRKHNESTYVLELSFTILLEIFKKLVGSIGRKSKLREFPEILYVLPEKHKIQFLSGYFDGDGYLEVRGGRIYSAGFTTFNEKFARGIRDILLQLGIVSSLRSREHRGISYTVSILGGDYLRKFSRLIDPWREELFKVKEFQPEGYSNMDVIPNLEKKLLRISERLETSSYSLQKNGGYNPVKVELGTREISRKNLRKLIDIYRRIAQEKGDTNTIRELEELKKLAEGDIFFDRIIEIRPVKLDIAYGIINSETGNYVVEGFISKNSSTSLELGIDIGSIDLVVLIGSPKSVNRALQRIGRAGHRLHEVSRGIILALDRDDLVEVTVLAHNARIRRLDRVKIPKNPLDVLAQHLLGMALERVWDVEEAYKVVRRAYPYRDLPFEDFMSVLRYLAGEYAGLEEKKVYAKIWLEDGKFGKRGKMTRAIYYMNVGTIPDEAKIDVFTLDKRYIGTVEEEFAERLMPGDIFVLAGRTYEFVKSRGNRIYVIPREGAKPTIPSWFSEMLPLSFDLALDVQRFRREVKGLLRSKRAKEILMRKYGIDERAARAILAYFREQEKFSIIPDDETILVEEVVRENTVEYFFHTLIGRRANDALSRAFAYLIGKEKKCNVGVAITDNGFMLRIPKDRRLKEGEILELFNVKNLRDVLMRALENTELLKRRFRHVANRGLLILRRYVGRGKRLERQQQMAVSLLKILKERYPDFPLLKEVYREILEDKMDIENAERFLGWIREGKIKVIFRRNPLPSPFAFNLEVVGASDVILMEDRRELIKALHRKIMALIRELDRGKPS, encoded by the coding sequence ATGATAAGGTGGGCCAAGAGAGAATACAGCGACGAAGAGATATTTTCAATCCTTGAGGAGCCGGTTAGGGAGTGGTTTAGAAGGAAGTTTGGCACCTTTACCCCTCCCCAGAGGTATGCGGTCATTGAAATACATAAAGGGGAGAACGTGCTGATTTCTTCTCCGACGGGTTCTGGAAAAACTCTCTCCGCTTTTCTTGCCGCTATAAACGAGCTCATTCTCCTAGGAAAGGAGGAAAGGCTTGAGGATAAAATCTACGTTCTCTACGTTTCTCCTCTCAGGGCTCTCAACAACGACATAAAGAGGAACCTTGAAGAACCATTAAGGGAGATAAGGGAGGTTGCAAAGGAGCTCGGCTACAAGCTTCCAGACATAAGGATAGCCATAAGGACGAGCGATACTTCAAGCTACGAGAAGAGCAAGATGCTGAAAAAGCCTCCGCACATACTTATAACAACCCCAGAGAGCCTTGCCATAGCCCTCAACGCGCCTAAGTTCAGGGAAAAACTCAAAACGGTGAAGTATGTCATAGTTGATGAAGTCCACGCCTTGGCTGAGAATAAGAGGGGTTCTCACCTGGCCCTAAGCCTTGAGAGGCTCAGGGAATTGACGGGAAGGGACTTTGTGAGGATAGGGCTTAGCGCAACAATTCACCCTCTTGAGGAGATAGCGAAGTTCGTTTTTGGATTTGATGAGAACGGAAATCCAAGGCCGGGGCTAATAGTGGATGTGAGCTTTGCGAAGAAGACCGAGATAAAGGTCGAGAGTGTGGTTGAAGATTTAGTATATACGCCGGCGGAAGCTCTCAGCGAGGCTCTCTATGAGCGACTCGCGGAGCTCATAAGAAAGCACAGAACAACCTTAATATTCACGAACACGAGGAGCGGTGCGGAGAGGGTAGCCTATAACCTTAAGAAGCGCTATCCGGAGTTTGAGAACCTCGTAGAGACCCACCACTCCTCTCTGTCGAGAGAGGTAAGACTGGACGTTGAAGAGAGGTTGAAGAGAGGTGAGCTTAAGGCTGTTGTGTGTGTTTCTGGAGATTCGAGGGTTCTCACATTAGCTGGTCCCAAAAGGATAGAGATCCTTAAGGAAGGCGGTGCAATAGTGGGAGTAAAGGATGGGAGAAGTTCCTTTGTGATGTTTGACTATCCATATAGGATTGAATACAAGGATAATGGCCTCAAAATAAGAACGAGGCTCGGGTTCAGTGTTAAAGTCACAAAGGAACACAAGTTCCTAATTATTAACGAAGAGGGAGAACTTGAATGGATTGATGCTTCAAGGCTGAAGGAGGGTGATTACATAGGGGTTGTGAGAAGGTTACCAAGCCCAAACAGGGAAGTTTCCATTCTTGAAATCCTTCCGCAGGATTCTGCTTATCTTTACTTGACTGAAGAGTTCCTTAAACAGTTAAAGGCCAACATTCGGGCAAAGTTTGGCTCTATAAAATCTTTCGCCAGAGAGGTTGGAATTAGCGGGGACTATCTTTCCAAACAGCTCAGAGGTGCTTATCCGTTTAGGTGGGGAAAGCTTCAAGCCATTCTTGAAAATGTTCACATTAGCTTGAATGAGAAAGATATCATTAGGATAACCTCAAGTAAGGGTAAGGGTCACCTCCCATTGAAGTTTACTCCCGGAATGGCAAGATTGCTTGGCTTTTGGCTCGCGGACGGTTCGTGGAAATCAAGCGCGATTACACTCTTCTCAAGCGATCTAAATATGCTCAAAAGATATCGCGAACTCGCAAAGCGAGAGTTTGGAATTGAGGGCATAATAAGAAAACATAACGAAAGTACCTATGTCCTTGAACTTTCTTTCACCATTCTCCTTGAGATATTTAAAAAGCTTGTTGGGAGTATAGGGAGAAAGTCAAAGCTCAGAGAGTTTCCAGAGATTCTCTACGTTCTCCCTGAAAAGCATAAGATCCAGTTTCTTTCGGGTTACTTCGATGGAGACGGGTATCTCGAAGTTAGGGGAGGCAGGATTTATTCAGCTGGCTTCACAACGTTCAATGAGAAATTTGCTAGGGGTATAAGGGATATTCTGCTCCAGCTTGGAATTGTTTCTTCTCTTCGTAGCAGAGAGCATAGGGGCATCTCATATACCGTCTCAATCCTTGGAGGGGACTACCTCAGGAAGTTCTCTCGGCTGATTGACCCATGGAGGGAGGAACTCTTCAAAGTTAAGGAATTTCAGCCTGAGGGATATTCAAATATGGATGTTATACCTAATCTCGAGAAGAAACTCCTGAGGATCAGCGAAAGGCTTGAGACGAGCTCGTATTCTCTCCAGAAAAATGGGGGATACAATCCGGTTAAAGTTGAACTCGGAACAAGGGAAATTAGTCGCAAGAACCTAAGAAAGTTAATTGATATCTATAGAAGAATTGCACAGGAAAAAGGGGATACAAATACGATAAGAGAACTCGAAGAGTTGAAAAAGCTTGCGGAGGGCGATATTTTCTTTGACAGGATAATAGAAATTAGGCCCGTAAAACTGGACATCGCCTATGGAATAATAAACTCTGAAACTGGAAACTATGTCGTTGAAGGTTTCATTTCGAAAAACAGCTCAACATCGCTTGAGCTTGGCATCGATATAGGGAGCATTGACCTCGTTGTCTTGATAGGTTCTCCGAAGAGCGTGAACAGGGCCCTGCAGAGGATAGGGAGAGCGGGGCATAGATTGCATGAGGTCAGTAGGGGGATAATCCTTGCCCTCGACAGGGATGACCTCGTTGAGGTAACCGTTTTGGCTCACAACGCGAGAATTAGAAGGCTCGACAGGGTGAAGATTCCGAAGAACCCTCTTGACGTTTTAGCTCAGCACCTCCTTGGCATGGCCCTTGAGAGAGTCTGGGATGTTGAGGAGGCATACAAAGTTGTGAGGAGGGCATATCCTTACAGGGATTTACCATTTGAAGACTTCATGAGCGTTTTAAGATATCTGGCAGGCGAATATGCTGGCCTTGAGGAGAAAAAGGTTTATGCAAAGATATGGCTAGAGGATGGAAAGTTTGGAAAGAGAGGAAAGATGACTAGGGCCATCTACTATATGAACGTTGGAACAATTCCAGACGAGGCAAAGATAGATGTTTTCACCCTCGACAAAAGGTACATTGGAACGGTGGAGGAGGAGTTTGCTGAAAGGCTGATGCCCGGTGATATATTCGTCTTAGCTGGAAGAACCTATGAGTTCGTAAAGAGCAGGGGGAACAGAATCTACGTTATTCCAAGGGAGGGAGCAAAGCCTACAATTCCCTCCTGGTTTTCTGAGATGTTGCCCTTGAGCTTTGATTTAGCTTTGGACGTGCAGAGGTTCAGGAGGGAAGTAAAGGGTCTGCTTAGGAGCAAAAGAGCTAAGGAAATTCTCATGAGGAAATACGGCATTGACGAGAGGGCCGCGAGGGCAATACTGGCATACTTCAGGGAGCAGGAGAAGTTCTCGATAATACCTGACGATGAGACAATTTTGGTTGAGGAAGTTGTGAGGGAAAACACCGTCGAATACTTCTTCCACACCCTGATAGGCAGGAGGGCAAACGATGCCTTGAGCAGGGCGTTCGCTTATCTGATAGGCAAGGAAAAGAAGTGCAATGTCGGCGTTGCGATAACGGATAACGGTTTTATGCTCAGGATTCCAAAGGACAGGAGGCTTAAGGAGGGAGAAATACTCGAGCTGTTTAATGTGAAAAACCTTAGGGATGTCCTAATGAGGGCCCTTGAAAACACGGAGCTTCTGAAGAGGCGTTTCAGGCATGTCGCGAACAGGGGTTTGTTAATATTAAGGAGGTATGTCGGCAGAGGTAAAAGGCTCGAAAGACAACAACAAATGGCAGTTTCCCTTCTCAAGATACTGAAGGAGCGCTATCCGGACTTTCCACTTTTAAAGGAGGTTTACAGGGAGATACTAGAGGACAAAATGGATATAGAAAATGCCGAGAGGTTTCTCGGCTGGATTAGAGAAGGAAAAATTAAGGTTATATTCAGGAGGAATCCATTGCCTAGTCCGTTTGCGTTTAACTTAGAGGTCGTTGGTGCGAGCGATGTCATATTAATGGAAGACAGGAGAGAGCTGATAAAGGCTTTGCACCGGAAGATAATGGCCTTAATCAGAGAACTAGATAGAGGAAAGCCTTCTTAG
- a CDS encoding PHP domain-containing protein: MDLHTHTRYSDGVGLIIDNVSWAEARGLRLVGISDHIHYLTPATFRSYVAEVRRAAEESEVIVLVGVEANILDSGPDITDDFTEKLDYVIASVHDWFGVGEVHRYLERIKLALMDKNVDVIGHFGNIFPWIGYPSQEELLEIVELAEAYGKAFEISSRYRVPEQEFIKLCVRRGVKLTFASDAHRPEDVGALSWSIKVFERAGGKKEDLLFSDLL, from the coding sequence ATGGACCTTCACACGCACACTAGGTACTCAGATGGGGTGGGTCTCATAATAGACAACGTCTCGTGGGCGGAGGCGAGGGGCCTGAGATTGGTGGGAATAAGCGATCACATTCACTACCTCACGCCTGCGACCTTTCGCTCATACGTTGCCGAGGTCAGAAGGGCGGCCGAAGAGAGCGAGGTTATAGTCCTAGTTGGGGTTGAGGCTAATATACTTGATTCCGGGCCGGACATCACGGACGATTTCACGGAGAAGCTTGACTACGTCATAGCGAGCGTTCATGACTGGTTCGGGGTAGGGGAAGTTCATAGGTATCTGGAGCGCATCAAGCTTGCCCTGATGGATAAGAACGTGGACGTAATCGGCCACTTTGGCAACATCTTCCCATGGATAGGCTACCCGAGTCAGGAGGAACTTCTGGAGATAGTCGAGCTGGCAGAGGCCTACGGAAAGGCCTTTGAGATAAGCTCACGCTACAGGGTTCCAGAGCAAGAGTTTATTAAGCTCTGCGTGCGGAGAGGCGTTAAGCTGACCTTCGCGAGCGATGCTCACAGGCCCGAGGACGTTGGGGCTTTGAGTTGGAGCATTAAGGTGTTTGAGAGGGCAGGAGGGAAAAAGGAAGACCTTCTCTTCTCGGATCTCTTATAG
- a CDS encoding 30S ribosomal protein S17e, with the protein MGKIRQGFIKRVARELVNRYPDEFTTDFEHNKKKVQELTNVTSKTIRNRIAGYVTKLVRMKQEGKIL; encoded by the coding sequence ATGGGGAAGATTAGGCAGGGATTCATTAAGAGGGTCGCGAGGGAGCTCGTGAATCGTTATCCAGATGAGTTCACCACAGATTTCGAGCACAACAAGAAGAAGGTGCAAGAACTTACTAATGTGACTAGCAAGACCATAAGGAACAGGATAGCGGGCTACGTGACGAAGCTCGTCAGAATGAAGCAGGAGGGCAAGATTCTCTGA
- the gcvH gene encoding glycine cleavage system protein GcvH — protein sequence MIEVGEYKVKEGLYYTKDHEWAQVLEDGTVLVGITDYAQKELGDIAYVELPEVGKTVEKGDVLCEVESVKAVTEVYAPISGEIIEVNEELNDSPEKINEDPYGAWIAKIKPSNLEEELKELMDANAYAEHLKTL from the coding sequence ATGATAGAGGTCGGGGAGTACAAGGTTAAGGAGGGCCTCTACTACACGAAGGATCACGAATGGGCTCAGGTCCTTGAGGACGGAACGGTCCTCGTTGGGATAACCGACTACGCTCAGAAAGAGCTTGGAGACATAGCCTACGTAGAGCTGCCTGAGGTCGGGAAAACGGTGGAGAAGGGCGATGTTCTCTGTGAGGTGGAGAGCGTCAAGGCTGTCACGGAAGTTTATGCTCCTATCAGCGGCGAGATCATAGAGGTCAACGAGGAGCTGAACGACAGCCCCGAGAAGATAAACGAAGACCCCTACGGAGCCTGGATAGCAAAGATAAAGCCAAGCAACCTTGAAGAAGAATTGAAGGAGCTAATGGATGCAAACGCCTACGCTGAACACCTCAAGACCCTCTGA
- a CDS encoding DUF2284 domain-containing protein, with the protein MKVVWEKEIPAESVIISPRPVWKCRTCPMFGKRPSCPPHVPEWRETRELLRHYRKVLLIKFEIEMKDFENEKRKVLTWLLKKEREFFRQGKIYALALFPGNCNLCDDCPFEKGKSCKMPTEVRPSIDAIGIELGSLVELNFSESVLYGMILIE; encoded by the coding sequence ATGAAAGTGGTGTGGGAAAAGGAAATCCCCGCCGAAAGTGTCATCATCTCACCGAGACCCGTGTGGAAGTGCAGAACGTGCCCCATGTTCGGCAAGCGGCCAAGCTGCCCTCCCCATGTTCCTGAGTGGAGAGAAACTAGAGAGCTCCTCCGCCACTACAGGAAGGTCCTCCTTATCAAGTTCGAGATCGAAATGAAAGACTTTGAGAACGAGAAGAGAAAAGTGCTTACCTGGTTGCTGAAAAAAGAAAGAGAGTTCTTCAGGCAGGGGAAAATCTATGCTCTCGCCCTCTTTCCCGGCAACTGTAACCTATGCGACGACTGTCCTTTCGAAAAAGGTAAAAGCTGCAAGATGCCCACGGAGGTGAGGCCAAGCATAGATGCCATCGGCATTGAGCTGGGCTCTCTCGTAGAACTGAATTTCTCCGAAAGCGTTTTGTACGGTATGATTTTGATTGAGTGA
- a CDS encoding DUF996 domain-containing protein: MHGKMTLKDAKLYGGIGAILGLIGGLVPRIGFVLSLAGLVLIFMAVKKISDETGDKDIFDDFLKAFIIQIGGIVLAAIIAIATVGAFILGAGIEGMMREARNIAAILGGVLIALVILWIALVIATYFRKRSYERIAERTGTDLFRTTGLLYFIGAITMVVLVGLLVIFVAAILEIVSFFSLPDELERPEETTAMVY; this comes from the coding sequence GTGCACGGGAAAATGACGCTGAAAGACGCGAAATTGTACGGTGGTATAGGAGCAATATTAGGACTTATTGGTGGCCTAGTGCCAAGGATAGGCTTTGTGCTGTCGCTGGCAGGCTTAGTGCTTATCTTCATGGCCGTGAAAAAAATAAGCGACGAAACGGGTGATAAGGACATATTCGATGATTTTCTTAAGGCTTTCATAATCCAGATCGGTGGTATCGTGTTGGCGGCAATTATTGCCATCGCAACCGTGGGAGCCTTTATACTAGGGGCAGGTATAGAGGGCATGATGAGAGAGGCCCGTAATATAGCGGCAATACTCGGCGGTGTCCTAATAGCTTTAGTGATTCTCTGGATAGCCCTAGTCATAGCAACCTATTTCAGGAAGCGTAGCTACGAGAGGATAGCGGAGCGCACAGGCACGGATCTCTTTCGGACAACGGGTCTACTATATTTCATAGGGGCAATAACTATGGTAGTGCTCGTTGGGCTCCTTGTGATATTCGTCGCCGCCATCTTAGAGATAGTATCGTTCTTCTCCCTGCCTGATGAGCTGGAGCGGCCGGAGGAGACTACAGCGATGGTCT